Proteins encoded within one genomic window of Oryza brachyantha chromosome 7, ObraRS2, whole genome shotgun sequence:
- the LOC102708910 gene encoding 40S ribosomal protein S3-1-like isoform X2 yields the protein MATHAQISKKRKFVADGVFFAELNEMLTRELAEDGYSGVEVRVTPMRTEIIIRATRTQNVLGEKGRRIRELTSVVQKRFSFPENGVELYAEKVNNRGLCAIAQAESLRYKLLGGLAVRRACYGVLRFVMESGAKGCEVIVSGKLRAQRAKSMKFKDGYMISSGHPVNLYIDSAVRHVLLRQGVLGIKVKIMLDWDPKGKQGPTTPLPDLVTIHAPKDEDEYSKPLPAEIPVA from the exons ATGGCGACTCACGCGCAGATCAGTAAGAAGCGCAAG TTCGTGGCGGATGGGGTGTTCTTCGCGGAGCTGAACGAGATGCTGACCCGGGAGCTCGCGGAGGACGGCTACTCCGGCGTCGAGGTCCGCGTCACCCCCATGCGCACCGAGATCATCATCCGCGCCACCCGCACCCAGAACGTCCTCG GcgagaaggggaggaggatccGCGAGCTGACGTCCGTGGTGCAGAAGCGCTTCAGCTTCCCGGAGAACGGCGTGGAGCTCTACGCCGAGAAGGTGAACAACCGCGGCCTCTGCGCCATCGCCCAGGCCGAGTCGCTCCGCTACAAGCTCCTCGGTGGCCTCGCCGTTAGAAG GGCATGCTATGGTGTGCTCAGGTTTGTTATGGAGAGTGGTGCTAAAGGCTGTGAG GTTATTGTGAGTGGGAAGCTTAGAGCCCAGCGTGCCAAATCCATGAAGTTCAAGGATGGATACATGATTTCTTCTGGTCATCCTGTTAACTTGTATATTGACTCAGCTGTTAGGCATGTTCTTCTAAGACAG GGTGTGCTGGGTATTAAGGTCAAGATTATGCTTGACTGGGATCCAAAGGGCAAGCAAGGACCAACTACACCTCTACCTGATCTTGTTACCATCCATGCCCCTAAGGATGAGGATGAGTATTCGAAGCCACTTCCAGCTGAGATCCCAGTTGCTTAA
- the LOC102708910 gene encoding 40S ribosomal protein S3-1-like isoform X1, translating to MATHAQISKKRKFVADGVFFAELNEMLTRELAEDGYSGVEVRVTPMRTEIIIRATRTQNVLGEKGRRIRELTSVVQKRFSFPENGVELYAEKVNNRGLCAIAQAESLRYKLLGGLAVRSTFARACYGVLRFVMESGAKGCEVIVSGKLRAQRAKSMKFKDGYMISSGHPVNLYIDSAVRHVLLRQGVLGIKVKIMLDWDPKGKQGPTTPLPDLVTIHAPKDEDEYSKPLPAEIPVA from the exons ATGGCGACTCACGCGCAGATCAGTAAGAAGCGCAAG TTCGTGGCGGATGGGGTGTTCTTCGCGGAGCTGAACGAGATGCTGACCCGGGAGCTCGCGGAGGACGGCTACTCCGGCGTCGAGGTCCGCGTCACCCCCATGCGCACCGAGATCATCATCCGCGCCACCCGCACCCAGAACGTCCTCG GcgagaaggggaggaggatccGCGAGCTGACGTCCGTGGTGCAGAAGCGCTTCAGCTTCCCGGAGAACGGCGTGGAGCTCTACGCCGAGAAGGTGAACAACCGCGGCCTCTGCGCCATCGCCCAGGCCGAGTCGCTCCGCTACAAGCTCCTCGGTGGCCTCGCCGTTAGAAG TACTTTTGCCAGGGCATGCTATGGTGTGCTCAGGTTTGTTATGGAGAGTGGTGCTAAAGGCTGTGAG GTTATTGTGAGTGGGAAGCTTAGAGCCCAGCGTGCCAAATCCATGAAGTTCAAGGATGGATACATGATTTCTTCTGGTCATCCTGTTAACTTGTATATTGACTCAGCTGTTAGGCATGTTCTTCTAAGACAG GGTGTGCTGGGTATTAAGGTCAAGATTATGCTTGACTGGGATCCAAAGGGCAAGCAAGGACCAACTACACCTCTACCTGATCTTGTTACCATCCATGCCCCTAAGGATGAGGATGAGTATTCGAAGCCACTTCCAGCTGAGATCCCAGTTGCTTAA